Below is a window of Nocardioides sp. S-1144 DNA.
GACACCCCCGACCTGACGGTCTCCCCGGGCCTGCTGACCGACCGCTACGAGCTGACCATGCTCACCTCGTTCGTCACCGACGGCAGCGCCGAGCACCCCGCGGTGTTCGAGGCGTTCGCCCGTCGCCTCCCCGAGGGCCGTCGCTACGGCGTCCTCGGCGGCCTCGGCCGGCTGCTCCCCATGATCGAGCGGTTCACCTTCGACGCCGACGAGATCGCGTGGCTGCTCGCCGAGGGCGTCATCAACGAGGCGACCGCCGAGTACCTGCGCGACTTCCGGTTCCGGGGCGACATCGACGCCTACCCCGAGGGTGACCTCTACTTCCCCGGCAGCCCGGTGCTCAGCGTGCGGTGCACCCTCGGCGAGGGCGTGCTGCTCGAGACGCTCGTGCTCAGCGTGCTCAACCACGACAGCGCGATCGCCAGCGCCGCCGCCCGGATGGCGGTCGCGGCCGGGGACCGGCCGCTGGTCGAGATGGGCAGCCGGCGCACCCACGAGGAGGCCGCGGTCGCCGTGGCCCGGGTCGCCTACGTCGCCGGGTTCGCCTCCACCAGCAACCTCGCCGCCGGCCGACGTCACGGCGTCCCGACCGTCGGCACCGCCGCCCACGCCTTCACCCTGGCCCACACATCCGAGGTCGAGGCGTTCCGCAGCCAGGTCGAGGCGCAGGGCGTGGGCACCACGCTGCTCGTCGACACCTACGACACCGAGCAGGGCATCCGCAACGCGGTCGCGGTCGCCGGCACCGGCCTCGGTGCGATCCGCATCGACTCCGGCGACCTCGCGGACGAGGCGACCGCGGCCCGCCGGCTGCTCGACGAGCTGGGCGCCACCGGCACCCGGATCACCGCGACCAGCGACATCGACGAGTACGTCATCACCGCGCTCGCCGACGCGCCCATCGACGGCTACGGCGTCGGCACCCGGGTGGCCACCGGCTCGGGCCACCCCACCGCGAGCATGGTCTACAAGCTCGTCGCGGTCGCCGACGCACCCGACGGACCGCTCCGACCGGTCGCCAAGAAGTCGCACGACAAGGTCTCGGTCGGCGGGCGCAAGACGGCCTACCGCACCCACGACGACGGCGTCCTGACCGGCGAGTGGTTCACCACCGGTGACGCGGTCCCCGCCGAGGCGACCCCGGTCCAGGTCGCCGCCTTCCGGGGTGGGCGCACCGTGCACTCCCCCGACCTCGAGGCGGTGCGCGCCCACTGCGCCGCCGCGCTCGCCACCCTCCCGCCGCAGGCGCGCAGCGTCGCCGCGGGCCCGTCCCACCTCACCGTCACCGAAGGAGCAACGTCATGAAGGCACTCATCGTCGTCGACGTGCAGAACGACTTCGTCGAGGGCGGCTCGCTCGCCGTCGACGGCGGACGCGCGGTCGCCACCGCGATCAGCGACCACCTCGCCGCCCACGCGGACGAGTACACCGCCGTCGTCGCCTCGCGCGACTGGCACGACGCCCACGGCACCAACGACGGTCACTTCGCCGAGCCGGGCACCGACCCCGACTTCGTGCACACCTGGCCGGTCCACTGCGTCTCGACCACCGGGGGCAGCGACTACGCCCCCGAGCTGGTCACCGACGCGGTCACCCACCACGTCCGCAAGGGGATGGGCGAGGCCGCCTACAGCGCCTTCGAGGGCGTCACCGCCGACGGCGTCCTTCTGCCCGACCTGCTCGACGGGCTCGGCGTCACCGAGGTCGACGTCGTCGGGATCGCCACCGACTACTGCGTTCGCGCCACGGTGCTCGACGCCCGCCGCCACGGCCTGGCGGTGCACCTGCTGCCGGGCATGCACGCCGGCGTCGCACCCGACTCGAGCGCGACCGCGCTGCGCGAGATGACCGACGCGGGGGCCACGGCATGAGCACGCCCGAGAACCGGAGGACCTACACCTCCGAGCACCCCCCGTTCGCCGTCACCGTCGACCTGGCCGTCTTCACCATCCGCGACGGCGCCCTCGCGGTGCTGCTCGTCGAGCGCGGCGCCGAGCCGTTCGCCGGCTCCTGGGCGCTGCCGGGCGGCTTCGTCGAGCCCGACGAGGACGCCGAGACGGCCGCCTGGCGCGAGCTGCGCGAGGAGACCGGGGTCGACCGCTTCGAGGGCCACCTCGAGCAGCTGCGCACCTACTCCGCCCCCGACCGCGACCCCCGCATGCGCGTCGTGTCCGTCGCCCACGTCGCCTTCGCCCCCGACCTCCCGGAGCCCTCGGCCGGGTCGGACGCCGCCGGCGCGCGCTGGTGGGCCGTCGACGACGTCCTGCCCCACCCCGACCAGGCCGCCCCGGACGCGCCCGTCCTGGCCTTCGACCACGCCGAGATCCTCACCGACGCCCGCGAGCGGATCCGCGCCAAGCTCGAGTACACGACGCTCGCGCTCGACTTCGTGGCCGAGCCGTTCACGCTCCCCGAGCTGCGCCGGGTCTACACCGCCGTCTGGGGCACGCCGCCCGACCTCGGCAACTTCCGCCGCAAGGTGCTCGGCACCGACGGGTTCGTCGTCGCCACCGACGACCCGCGCCCCGGCAGCCCGGGCGGCGCCGGCGGACGGCCGGCGCTGCTCTACCGGCGCGGCACCGCGACCGAGGTCCAGCCCCCGATGCTGCGTCCCACGACCGGGTGAGGGGCGCCGGGCGGGTTTGACCGCACCCGCCCGGTGACACCCTCCGGGGACCACCCCGCCTCACCCTCTCGGAGTCCACGTGCGCCGTACCGTCTCGCTGCTCGTCCCGCTCGCCCTCGCCGTCGCGGCGGTGAGCGCCCCCACGAGCCCCGCCGGGGCTGAGTCCACGGACCCACCGACCTGCCAGGGCCGGGCCGCCACCCTGGTCGGCAGCGACGACACCGCCCTGGAGGGCACCCCCGGCGACGACGTGATCGTGACGGCGGGGAGCGCCTCGGTCTCCGCGATGGGCGGCGACGACCTGGTCTGCGTCACCGGGCCGCGGCTCCAGAGCGTGGCCGTCGACGGCGGCGACGGCGACGACGTCCTGGTCGTCCTGGCCCGCCGGGCCGAGACCCTCCTGGACCCCGGCGCCGGGAGCGACGTGGTGCTCGGCGGCAACGGCCGCGACAACGTGCAGGTCCTGCGCTCGCCCACCGGTGCGAGCGACGTCGACCGGATCGAGACCGGGGCGGGTCCCGACTACGTCCAGTACGACGGCTCCCGCTTCTACGGCCCCGGCGTGTTCCCGGCGACCGACGTGCGCCTCGGCAGCAGCCGGGACCAGGTGCTCCTCGAGCCCCTGCTGGCCACGATCCCCGACCGGACGACGATCCGGGGCGGCGCCGGCGACCACGACCGGCTCGGGCTCTCCGCGCTCTCCACGTCGCGGGTGCGCCTCGACCTCCGCACCGGCGGCCTCGAGGTCGACGGCGTCGCCGTGGCCGGGGAGAGGAGCGGCTTCGAGCAGCACGAGGTGCAGTTCGGGCCGCGCGCGGGGAGCGCGCGCGCCGAGGTGATCGGCACCGGCGGTCCCGACCGCGTGACCGTCGGGGGCGCCCGGTCGGTCGACATCGCCCTCGGCGGCGGCGGCGACCGGCTCGAGATCGACAACGCCGGCGTCCACCGCGGTCGGATCGACGCTGGCACCGGCACCGACCACCTGGTGGCGGCCGCCCGCACCTTCGGGGAGTCGCGGCCGCTGGTCGACCTGGCCCGCGGTGTGATCACCCGCGTCGGTGCGAAGCCCACGACGCCGGCCACCCGGGTCGCGGGGTTCGAGGGCGCCTCCCTCGACGACCAGGACGGCGGCGTCCTCGTCGGCGACCGAGGCCCGAACCTGCTGCAGGCGGTGTGCGGGACCGTGCGCGGCGGGGGCGGCGCCGACACGATCGACGGCATCTGGATCTCGATCTCCGGCCGGGGGCCGGTCGACCGGACCTGCTACAACCCCTACCACCAGTTCCGCGGCAACGGCGGCCGCGGTGCCGACGAGCTCATCGGGACCAGCACCGGCGACGTCCTCATCGGCGGACCCGGGCGCGACCGGGCCACGGGACTGCGCGGACGCGACCGGTGCGTCGCCGAGGTGACCGCCACCTGCGAGCGCTGAGGCGGCCCGCGAGCGACCCCCTCGGGCGATGGGGACTGTCGGCGGTCTGAGCAAGACTGTCGCCATGCCCGACGTCGACCCGCTCGCCGCGTTCAGCGAGCCCACCCGCACCTGGTTCGGTGCGGCCTTCGCCGAGCCCACCCCGGCCCAGGCCGGGGCGTGGACGGCGATCGGGCAGGGCCGGCACGCCCTGGTGGTCGCACCGACCGGGTCGGGCAAGACGCTCAGCGCGTTCCTGTGGTCGATCGACCGGCTGCTCACCAGCGCGCCCCCGAAGGAGAAGAAGCACCGCACCCGGGTGCTCTACATCAGCCCGCTCAAGGCGCTCGGGGTCGACGTCGAGCGCAACCTGCGGGCTCCGCTCACCGGCATCCGGCACACCGCCGACCGGCTCGGCACGCCGCTGCCGGAGGTGACCGTCGGCGTCCGCTCGGGCGACACCGCGGCCGCCGACCGGCGCAAGCTGTCGACCACGCCGCCCGACATCCTCATCACCACCCCCGAGTCGCTGTTCCTGATGCTCACCAGCCAGGCGCGCGAGTCGCTGCGCGGGCTCGAGACCGTCATCATCGACGAGGTCCACGCCGTCGCCGGCAGCAAGCGCGGCGCCCACCTCGCCCTGTCGCTCGAGCGGCTCGACGCGATGCTGGAGCGACCGGTCCAGCGCATCGGGCTGTCCGCGACGGTGCGCCCGCTCGAGGAGGTCGCCCGGTTCCTGGGCGGCAGTGCGCCGGTCGAGATCGTCGCGCCGCCGGCCGAGAAGCAGTGGGACCTCAAGGTCGTCGTCCCCGTCGAGGACATGACCCAGCCCGGCGACTTCGACGAGGACGGCGACGCCGACGGTGGTGGTGGCCACGGCAGCATCTGGCCGCACGTCGAGGAGAGCGTCGTCGACCTGATCGAGAAGCACACCTCGACCATCGTCTTCGCCAACTCCCGCCGGCTCGCCGAGCGGCTGACCGCCCGCCTCAACGAGATCGCCACGACGCGCGCCGAGGGGTCGCTCCCCGAGGCTGACCGCCAGCCCGCCGAGGTGATGGCCCAGTCCGGTGCGAGCAAGGGCGCCGAGACCGTGATCGCGAAGGCGCACCACGGCTCGGTCAGCAAGGAGCAGCGGGCGCTCATCGAGGACGACCTCAAGCGGGGCCGGCTGCCGGCCGTGGTCGCGACGAGCAGCCTCGAGCTCGGCATCGACATGGGCGCGGTCGACCTCGTCGTCCAGATCGAGTCGCCGCCGTCGGTCGCGAGCGCGCTCCAGCGCGTCGGGCGCGCCGGTCACCAGGTCGGCGAGGTCTCGCGCGGCGTCCTGTACCCCAAGCACCGCGGCGACCTCGCGCAGACCGCGGTCGCCGTCCAGCGGATGCGCTCGGGCGGCATCGAGGCGCTGCGCATCCCCACCAACCCGCTCGACGTGCTGGCCCAGCAGGTCGTCGCCGCCACCGCGCTCGAGTCCGTCGACGTCGACGAGCTGTTCGCGCTGGTGCGCCGCAGCGCGCCGTTCACCCAGCTCCCCCGCTCGGCCTACGACGCCACGCTCGACCTGCTCGCCGGCCGCTACCCCAGCGACGAGTTCGCCGAGCTCCGCCCCCGCATCGTGTGGGACCGCGTCGGCAACACCCTCACCGGGCGGCCGGGCTCCCAGCGGCTCGCGGTCACCAGCGGCGGCACCATCCCCGACCGCGGCCTCTTCGGGGTCTTCCTCGTCGGCGGCCAGGGACCGGGCAAGCGGGTCGGCGAGCTCGACGAGGAGATGGTCTACGAGTCGCGCGTCGGCGACATCTTCGCCCTCGGCGCCACGAGCTGGCGGATCGAGGACATCACCCACGACCGGGTGCTCGTCTCGCCGGCGCCCGGCATCCCTGGGCGGCTGCCGTTCTGGAAGGGCGACACCCTGGGCCGTCCGGCCGAGCTCGGGGCCGCGATCGGCGAGTTCACCCGCGAGCTGGGCGCGATGCCGAGGGCCGCCGGCCACCGACGCGCGCGCGAGGCCGGGCTCGACGAGTGGGCGGCCGGCAACCTCGTCGACTACCTCCACGAGCAGCTCGAGGCGACCCGCGTCCTGCCCAGCGACACCACGCTGCTCGTCGAGCGGTTCCGCGACGAGCTGGGCGACTGGCGGCTCGTGGTGCACTCCCCCTACGGCGTGCCCCTGCACGCGCCGTGGGCGCTGGCCATCAACGCGCGGCTGCGCGAGCGCTACGGCGTCGACGGGCAGGCGCTGGCCTCCGACGACGGCATCGTCATCCGGATCCCCGACACCGACGCCGAGCCGCCCACCGGCGACCTGATCGTCTTCGACGCCGAGGAGATCGAGCAGGTCGTCACCGCCGAGGTGGGTGGCTCCGCGCTGTTCGCCGCGCGGTTCCGCGAGTGCGCCGCGCGCGCCCTGCTGCTCCCCCGCCGCGACCCCGGACGCCGCTCCCCGTTGTGGCAGCAGCGCCAGCGCGCCGCCGCGCTGCTCGAGGTCGCCTCGAAGTACCCGTCGTTCCCGATCGTGCTCGAGGCGGTGCGCGAGTGCCTCCAGGACGTCTACGACTTGCCCGCCCTCATTGCCCTGATGCGCGCCGTCGACCGCCGCGAGGTGCAGGTCACCGACATCGCGACGTCGAGCCCGTCGCCGTACGCCCGCAGCCTGCTCTTCGGCTACGTCGCGCAGTTCGTCTACGAGGGCGACTCCCCCATCGCCGAGCGCCGGGCCGCCGCGCTGTCGCTCGACCAGGGCCTGCTCGCCGAGCTGCTCGGCCGCGCCGAGCTGCGCGAGCTGCTCGACCCCGACGTCCTCACCGAGGTCGAGGCCGAGCTGCAGCGGCTCGCACCCGACCGGCGCGCCCGCAACGCCGAGGGGCTCGTCGACCTGCTCCGGCTGCTCGGTCCGCAGTCGACCGACGAGGTGGTCGCCCGCAGCGTCGACGACGCCGGGCCCGCGGGCGTCGCGGAGTGGACCGCCGCGCTGGTCGAGACCCGTCGCATCGTCGAGGTGCGGATGTCCGGCGTGCCCCGGTGGGCCGTCGTCGAGGACGTCGGCCGGCTGCGCGACGGGCTCGGCGTCCCGGTCCCGCCCGGCACCCCCGACGTGTTCGCCGAGCCGGTCGACGACCCGCTGGCCGACCTCGTGGCCCGGTTCGCCCGCACCCACGGCCCCTTCACCACCGACGACGTCGCCGAGCGGCTCGGTCTCGGCACGGCCGTCGTCCGGCACACCCTGCAGCGCCTGGCCGCCCAGGGCCGGGTGCTCGACGGCGAGTTCCGCCCCTCCGGCACGGGCACCGAGTGGTGCGACGCCGAGGTGCTGCGCCGGCTGCGACGGCGCTCGCTGGCCCGGCTGCGCCAGGAGGTCGAGCCCGTCGAGCCGGCCGCCCTCGCCCGCTTCCTCGGCGCCTGGCAGCACCTCACCACCACCAAGGGCCTGCGGGGCGTCGACGGCGTCGTCAGCGCCATCGACCAGCTGGCCGGCTGCCCCGTCCCGGCCTCCGGGCTCGAGCCGCTGATCCTCGCCGCCCGGGTGCGCGACTACGAGCCGTCCTACCTCGACGAGCTGACGGCCTCCGGCGAGGTCATCTGGGCCGGCCACGGCACCCTGCCCGGCAACGACGGCTGGGTCAGCCTGCACCTGGCCGACCAGGCCCACCTGACCCTCCCCGAGCACGCCGCGTTCGAGGCCGGTGAGCTCCAGGAGGCGACCCTGCACGCGCTGGAGGGCGGCGGGGCCTGGTTCTTCCACCAGCTCGCCGCCACCGTCCGGTCCGCGCTCGCGAAGCCGACGACCTCCGACCAGGCCATCAGCGCGGCGCTGTGGGAGCTCGTGTGGGCGGGCCGGGTCAGCAACGACACGCTCACCCCGCTGCGCGCCCTCACCGGCGGGGGCCGCACCACCCACCGCACCCGGCGCCCGCCACCGCGACCGGGCCGGGTCAACCGCACCGGCCCGCCCGAGACCGCCGGACGCTGGGCGCTGCTGCCCGAGCTCGACACCGACCCCACCCGCCGGGCCAAGGCCACCGCCGAGCGCCTGCTCGAGCGGCACGGCGTGGTGATCCGGGGCGCCGTCGTCAGCGAGCGGGTGCCCGGCGGGTTCGCGGCGGTCTACAAGGTCCTGTCGGCCTTCGAGGACTCCGGCCGCTGCCGCCGCGGCTACTTCGTCGACGGTCTCGGCGCGGCGCAGTTCGGCACGGCGGGCGCGATCGACCGGCTGCGCACCTTCACCGACGCACCCGGCACCCAGGGCGCCGACGGCGGCACGGCGCCGACGTCGGTCGCGATGGCGGCCACCGACCCCGCCAACCCCTACGGCGCCGCCCTGCCCTGGCCGGCGTCGGAGTCGGGGCACCGCCCCGGCCGCAAGGCCGGGGCGATCGTGGTGCTGGTCGACGGCGTCCTCGTGCTCTACGTGGAGCGCGGCGGTCGCACCCTGCTCACCTGGTCCGAGGAGGCCGACCTGCTCGACCCGGCGGCGCGGGCCCTGGCCGACACGGTCCGCCGTGGAGCCCTCGGCCGGCTCACGGTGGAGAAGGCCGACGGCGCCGCGGTGCTGGGCGGCGGCGCGACGCCGCTGCGCTCGGCCCTCGACGACGCCGGCTTCGTGGCCACCCCGCAGGGGCTGAGGTTGCGCAGTGCCCGAGGGTGACACCGTCTACCGCGCAGCCCGGCTGCTCGACCGGGCCCTGTCCGGGCGGGAGCTGACCCGCACCGACTTCCGGGTCCCCCAGCACGCGACCGTCGACCTCACCGGCGGCACCGTCGAGACCACCGTGTCGCGCGGCAAGCACCTGCTCACCCGGATCACCGACGTCGAGGGCGCCGCCTGGACGCTGCACACCCACCTCAAGATGGAGGGGGCCTGGCGGGTGCACCGCGACGGCGAGCGCTGGAAGCGACCGGCCCACCAGGCGCGCGTCGTCCTGGGCGTCGAGGGAGCCCACGCGGTCGGCTTCTCGCTCGGCATCGTCGAGCTGCTCGCGACGGCCGACGAGGGCTCGGTCGTCGGCCACCTCGGGCCCGACCTGCTCGGCCCCGACTGGAGCGAGGACGTCGCCCTGTCCCGGCTCCGCGCCGAGCCCGACCGCCCGCTCGGCGAGGCCCTGCTCGACCAGCGCAACCTCGCCGGGATCGGCAACATGTACATGGCCGAGCTCTGCTTCGTCGCGGGCCTCCACCCGCGCACCCCGGTCGGCGACGTCGACGCCCTGCCCCGGTTGGTGCGGCGCGGCCGGCAGATGCTCGAGCTCAACAAGGAGCGCGCGGTGCAGTCGACCACGGGCAACCTGCGCGAGCGCGAGCGGATGTGGGTCTACCGGCGCGACCGGTCCCCGTGCCGCCGGTGCGGCACGCCGGTCGCGGTCGCGATGACCGGCCCCGCCGGTCGCGAGCGGGCGGCGTACTGGTGCCCGCGCTGCCAGCCCGAGCCGGCCTGAGCCGACCACCAGCCGACCACCAACCGACCACCAGTCCGGGCGGCCGGTGGCCTAGGGGAAGGTCACCTGCAGCATGCCCAGGCACATCTCGTCGGTGGTCCCCTCGCCCCACAGCACGTAGCGGTCGGGCTGCCCCTCGAAGGCCGGCAGCACGTCGCGCAGCGCCTGGTCGTGCCGGCAGGTCACCTTGACGGTCTCGCCGGCCTGCAACGAGACCGGCCTGACCGGGCGCGCCCCCTGGTCGTCGAAGTCCCACACGGGGATGTCGAGCACCGTGCGCGCCCGTGGCGTGCCCGGGTTGGTCTCGATCGTGATCTCGCGCCCCAGCAGGTGCAGGTGCCCGCCGCTGCCGTGGATGGTCATCGGCCGGTTCAGGGTGCGGGTGCAGGACTGGACCGGGCCGGGCTCGGGCACGCCGCACAGCAGGTGCAGCGCGCCGGCGGTGCGGCCGCCCTCGTCGCCGAACCGCGACATCAGGTCGAGGGTCGCCGCCGTCCGGTCGCACAGCGGTCCGCCGGCGTGGTCGGGGCGGCACGGCAGCTCGACCGGGGCCGGGAGCAGCATCGTGTGGAGCTGCTCCAGGTCGCCGGTGCCGGGGGCCAGCCGCAGCTGCGCCGCGGAGACGTCGGGCGCCGTAGCCGGGCTTGTGGACCGCCTCCTCGCCGCCGGGTGCCCAGGCGCCGATCCAGTCGGCGTCGTCGACGTCCTGGAAGTCGTCGAGGCCGGTGCCGCCGAAGCAGGTCCAGCCCTGGTTGTCGTCGGCGGCGTCCTTCGCCTCGGCGGCGGCGACGTCGCCGGGCGGGACCTGGAACAGGATCACGTGGTGCACGACCGCGGGGTCACCGGGCAGCACGGTCGTGCCGGTGAGCCAGGTGTCCTCGGCGAGCCCGGGGTCGAGGAGGAAGCACCGGTAGTCGTCGGTGCCGGTGCCGTACGGCGCCGCCGGGGTGTACGCCGCGGGCATGGCGAGCGTGGCGCGGCGCTCCCCCCGCCGCAGCGGGACCTCGGGGGCGGGCTCGGCCGCCGCGTGGGCGCCGTGCTCCGGCGGGTGCGCGGGCGGCTCCGCGGCGGGGGTCTCGACGGCGGTGGCGGGCGCGGCGGCGTCCGG
It encodes the following:
- a CDS encoding nicotinate phosphoribosyltransferase; this encodes MTLPPDTPDLTVSPGLLTDRYELTMLTSFVTDGSAEHPAVFEAFARRLPEGRRYGVLGGLGRLLPMIERFTFDADEIAWLLAEGVINEATAEYLRDFRFRGDIDAYPEGDLYFPGSPVLSVRCTLGEGVLLETLVLSVLNHDSAIASAAARMAVAAGDRPLVEMGSRRTHEEAAVAVARVAYVAGFASTSNLAAGRRHGVPTVGTAAHAFTLAHTSEVEAFRSQVEAQGVGTTLLVDTYDTEQGIRNAVAVAGTGLGAIRIDSGDLADEATAARRLLDELGATGTRITATSDIDEYVITALADAPIDGYGVGTRVATGSGHPTASMVYKLVAVADAPDGPLRPVAKKSHDKVSVGGRKTAYRTHDDGVLTGEWFTTGDAVPAEATPVQVAAFRGGRTVHSPDLEAVRAHCAAALATLPPQARSVAAGPSHLTVTEGATS
- a CDS encoding isochorismatase family protein, coding for MKALIVVDVQNDFVEGGSLAVDGGRAVATAISDHLAAHADEYTAVVASRDWHDAHGTNDGHFAEPGTDPDFVHTWPVHCVSTTGGSDYAPELVTDAVTHHVRKGMGEAAYSAFEGVTADGVLLPDLLDGLGVTEVDVVGIATDYCVRATVLDARRHGLAVHLLPGMHAGVAPDSSATALREMTDAGATA
- a CDS encoding NUDIX hydrolase yields the protein MSTPENRRTYTSEHPPFAVTVDLAVFTIRDGALAVLLVERGAEPFAGSWALPGGFVEPDEDAETAAWRELREETGVDRFEGHLEQLRTYSAPDRDPRMRVVSVAHVAFAPDLPEPSAGSDAAGARWWAVDDVLPHPDQAAPDAPVLAFDHAEILTDARERIRAKLEYTTLALDFVAEPFTLPELRRVYTAVWGTPPDLGNFRRKVLGTDGFVVATDDPRPGSPGGAGGRPALLYRRGTATEVQPPMLRPTTG
- a CDS encoding ATP-dependent helicase, which codes for MPDVDPLAAFSEPTRTWFGAAFAEPTPAQAGAWTAIGQGRHALVVAPTGSGKTLSAFLWSIDRLLTSAPPKEKKHRTRVLYISPLKALGVDVERNLRAPLTGIRHTADRLGTPLPEVTVGVRSGDTAAADRRKLSTTPPDILITTPESLFLMLTSQARESLRGLETVIIDEVHAVAGSKRGAHLALSLERLDAMLERPVQRIGLSATVRPLEEVARFLGGSAPVEIVAPPAEKQWDLKVVVPVEDMTQPGDFDEDGDADGGGGHGSIWPHVEESVVDLIEKHTSTIVFANSRRLAERLTARLNEIATTRAEGSLPEADRQPAEVMAQSGASKGAETVIAKAHHGSVSKEQRALIEDDLKRGRLPAVVATSSLELGIDMGAVDLVVQIESPPSVASALQRVGRAGHQVGEVSRGVLYPKHRGDLAQTAVAVQRMRSGGIEALRIPTNPLDVLAQQVVAATALESVDVDELFALVRRSAPFTQLPRSAYDATLDLLAGRYPSDEFAELRPRIVWDRVGNTLTGRPGSQRLAVTSGGTIPDRGLFGVFLVGGQGPGKRVGELDEEMVYESRVGDIFALGATSWRIEDITHDRVLVSPAPGIPGRLPFWKGDTLGRPAELGAAIGEFTRELGAMPRAAGHRRAREAGLDEWAAGNLVDYLHEQLEATRVLPSDTTLLVERFRDELGDWRLVVHSPYGVPLHAPWALAINARLRERYGVDGQALASDDGIVIRIPDTDAEPPTGDLIVFDAEEIEQVVTAEVGGSALFAARFRECAARALLLPRRDPGRRSPLWQQRQRAAALLEVASKYPSFPIVLEAVRECLQDVYDLPALIALMRAVDRREVQVTDIATSSPSPYARSLLFGYVAQFVYEGDSPIAERRAAALSLDQGLLAELLGRAELRELLDPDVLTEVEAELQRLAPDRRARNAEGLVDLLRLLGPQSTDEVVARSVDDAGPAGVAEWTAALVETRRIVEVRMSGVPRWAVVEDVGRLRDGLGVPVPPGTPDVFAEPVDDPLADLVARFARTHGPFTTDDVAERLGLGTAVVRHTLQRLAAQGRVLDGEFRPSGTGTEWCDAEVLRRLRRRSLARLRQEVEPVEPAALARFLGAWQHLTTTKGLRGVDGVVSAIDQLAGCPVPASGLEPLILAARVRDYEPSYLDELTASGEVIWAGHGTLPGNDGWVSLHLADQAHLTLPEHAAFEAGELQEATLHALEGGGAWFFHQLAATVRSALAKPTTSDQAISAALWELVWAGRVSNDTLTPLRALTGGGRTTHRTRRPPPRPGRVNRTGPPETAGRWALLPELDTDPTRRAKATAERLLERHGVVIRGAVVSERVPGGFAAVYKVLSAFEDSGRCRRGYFVDGLGAAQFGTAGAIDRLRTFTDAPGTQGADGGTAPTSVAMAATDPANPYGAALPWPASESGHRPGRKAGAIVVLVDGVLVLYVERGGRTLLTWSEEADLLDPAARALADTVRRGALGRLTVEKADGAAVLGGGATPLRSALDDAGFVATPQGLRLRSARG
- a CDS encoding DNA-formamidopyrimidine glycosylase family protein; the protein is MPEGDTVYRAARLLDRALSGRELTRTDFRVPQHATVDLTGGTVETTVSRGKHLLTRITDVEGAAWTLHTHLKMEGAWRVHRDGERWKRPAHQARVVLGVEGAHAVGFSLGIVELLATADEGSVVGHLGPDLLGPDWSEDVALSRLRAEPDRPLGEALLDQRNLAGIGNMYMAELCFVAGLHPRTPVGDVDALPRLVRRGRQMLELNKERAVQSTTGNLRERERMWVYRRDRSPCRRCGTPVAVAMTGPAGRERAAYWCPRCQPEPA